The sequence below is a genomic window from Candidatus Neomarinimicrobiota bacterium.
GAGCGCTTCGCTGATAAACCCGGAAAAACCGGGTAGTCCGAGTCCCGCAAAAAACGCTAATGCAACAATTCCCGCGTATATCGGCATCCTGACCGCCAATCCCCCGAATCCATCAATATCGCGTATGTGCGTCCTGTCGTATATCACTCCGACCAGAAGGAACAACATTGCGGTAATCGTTCCATGATTGAACATTTGAAGCACTGCTCCGTTCATTCCGGCGGTGGTCAGAGCTGCCATTCCGATAAGGCAGAAACCCATGTGGCTTATACTCGAATACGCCACCAGCTTCTTGAGATCCGTCTGAGCCAAGGCGCAAAGAGCTCCGTAGACGATGTTTATAAGACCCAGCACCGCGAGAGGCACAGCGAACCAGAGGGTGGCGTCAGAAAGTATCGGATAATTTATTCTCAGCAGGCCGTATATCCCCATCTTCAACAGGACACCTGCAAGAATAACGCTGACTGCGGTCGGCGCTTCGACATGAGCGTCCGGCAGCCAGGTGTGGAACGGGAAGATAGGCACCTTTATGGCAAACCCTATGAACAGCGCTAAAAACACCCATATTTGGAAGTTGTAGTCATACGTAGTTTGCATCAGCTTGAGCATGTTGAACGTGTGCTGACCGTCATAAAAATAGAGCGCAAGCATGGCAAGGAGTATTAATACACTGCCGAGCAACGTGTACAGGAAGAACTTAATCGCTGCGTACTCTCTGCGGGGACCGCCCCAGACACCGATCAGGAAATACATCGGAAGAAGCATTACTTCCCAGAAGATAAAGAATAAGAAAAAGTCTATGGAGACAAAGACACCTATCATACCCGCGTCAAGAAGCAAAAAGAGAGCAAAATATCCCTTCACAGCCTTTTCGAT
It includes:
- a CDS encoding NADH-quinone oxidoreductase subunit M produces the protein MQSYLLSALTFIPVLGMVVILLIPRDKSYIIKVIAAVTTGIQLWLAVQLFLIFDRTTSAMQFVEHYSWIPAFNIEYYMGVDGLSAPMIMLTALLSFICIFASWNIEKAVKGYFALFLLLDAGMIGVFVSIDFFLFFIFWEVMLLPMYFLIGVWGGPRREYAAIKFFLYTLLGSVLILLAMLALYFYDGQHTFNMLKLMQTTYDYNFQIWVFLALFIGFAIKVPIFPFHTWLPDAHVEAPTAVSVILAGVLLKMGIYGLLRINYPILSDATLWFAVPLAVLGLINIVYGALCALAQTDLKKLVAYSSISHMGFCLIGMAALTTAGMNGAVLQMFNHGTITAMLFLLVGVIYDRTHIRDIDGFGGLAVRMPIYAGIVALAFFAGLGLPGFSGFISEALTLIGGFGAEHNTTTFRWITGLALTGIVLNAAYFLWAYQKIFLGKLNEKWAGLSEINGRELFTLVPLAIIVIILGFYPMPILGMMSETMNGIIEMVKSGATMAAQ